Within Caulobacter segnis, the genomic segment GCCGACCGCGCGCACCCGCACCGGGCCGCTCTCGACCACGAAGGGGCGCGAGGGATCCTTGGCCACGGCGAACCACGCCTCGCCGCGCTCCAGCTTCACCGCGCGCAGCCGGGGCTGCATGCTGACCTCCAGCTCGGAGTCGGTGTTGATCGCCGCGACCGAGCCGTCGGCCATCGGCACGCGTCGGATCTCGCCCAGGACGGTGTCGTAGCGGCGGGCCAGCAGGCGCGGCGCGGCCACGGCCGCGACCAGGCCCGCGGCGAGGGCGCCCAGGCCCGCGATCACGCCCCGCCGGCGCACCACCGGCGTCGCGGCCGTCGCCGGCGCATCCTGGACGGCCAGGACGCTGGCGCGATCCATGTGCGTCCACGCGGCCTCGGCGCGGGCATAGGCGCCGACGCGCCGCCGGTCACCGATCAGCCACGCGTCGAGCGCGGCCCGGACGCCGGGATCCTGGCCGTGACGGTCGACGCGGACCACCCACCGGGCGGCGTCCGCCTCGATGTCAGCGGCGCTTTCGCGTTCGACCATCGGTCTTCTCTCTGGCTCCGTTGGCCCGGGCGTGGGCGTCCTGTTCGGTCATGGCCGCGAGGATGGCGCGCAGCCCCCTCACCGCCTCGTTCTCGACCACGTGCTCGGTCACGCCCAGCCGCCGGGCGATCTCGCGCTGGGGCACGCCCTCGATCTTGCGCATCTCGAAGATCCGGCGACAGCGCTCCGGCAGAGCCGCGATCAGCCCCCTCACCCGCTCCAGCTCGCGCCGGCCCGAGACGATGCGCTCGGCCGACGGCTCTTCCAGCGCCAGGTCCAGCGACTCGATCTCGCTCACGGTCTCGATCCGGACCACGCGGGCGCGTCGGATCTGTTCCAGGGCGACGCTGCGCGCGGCCTGGAAGAAATAGCCGCGCGGCTCATCGATATGCTCGATGTTGGTCAGGGCGGCCAAACGGCAATAGGTCTCCTGGATGATGTCATCGACGTCCCCTGCCGCGGCGAACGAGCGCCGCAGCCAAGCGCGCACGGCGGCTTCATGGGGCAGGATCTCCCGCCCCAGCCAAGCCACGACGCGTGCGCGTCCTTCCGACAACGTTCCTCCGGCCTTGATCTATTGATCTTAACCCATCGCGATGCACGAGCCGCGAAATTCCGTCAAACAAAGTCGATGAACCCGCACTGAGCGAGCCCTCGGCCGGCGTCCGTCGGTCGGGTGGATGGGCAGAGGACGATAGGCTGACGCAGTTCCCAAGGCCGCCAGGCTTGGGATCGTTTCCTCGAAAGAGGCCTCGCCCCTACTTTACGGCGATGAAGATCGGGTTGGCGTAGAACCAGAGGTCCGACCAGGGGTCCTCGCCCAGCGGGTCCGGCAGCGGCTCGGCCTCGCCGCCGCCCGTTCCGCGCACCCGGACATAGGTGGGGCCGCGAACGTTCTTGAGGACGTGGACCATCGACAGCACCTCGCCCTCGCGCGCCCATGAGGTGGGGGTGAAGGCGCGGACGACGCGGGTCGAGGGATTGGCGTCGAGGGCGCGGTCGGCGGATGGCCCGGTGATGTCGCCCTGGATCAGGTCGATCCGGGCGACGCTGGGCGAAAGGCCGCCGAAGTTCTGGCCCGCCGGATCGCGCACCCGGATGACCACCGTGACGTCCGACCCCGCCGGAACCTCCAGGCGACCGCCGATCTCGGCCTTGGCGCCGCCGGCGCTGGCCGTGACGTCGACCTCCGAGACCAGGTCGCCCAGAGTCACGAAGATGCGGCCGTTGCGCAGACCGTCCAGCACGTCGTCATAGGTGTGGGCGGCCTTCACGTAGGTCTTGGAATATTGGCCGGGCCAGAAATCGTCGCCGCCGTCGGTGTAGTGGCGATGGGAGTCCGAAGTCGCTGTGACCCACCAGCCGCGCCCCTCGCCCAGCATGGCGTCCCAGAAGCCGCCCAGCTTGGCGGTCATCTGGTCGAAGCCGCCCATCGTCGGGGCGCGCGAATAACCGCCGCGATCGCCCTGGGGCTTCAGCGAACCGTCGGGCTTGAGGCTCGAGGCCTGGTGCCCGGGCGCGCCCTCCATGCCGACGGCGACGTCGGGGGCGGTGTCGTTCCAGTTGCGCAACTCGGACGGCGAGACCAGGCCGTAGCGGCCGACGCCGGTCGCGGACCGGGACGGATGGTTGGCGATCACCACGGGCGGCTTGGGCAGCGCCTTCATGTGGCGCAGCGCCTCCAGCATGAAGCCCTCCTGGTCGCGCGCCGGGTCAGCTGGCCAGGGTTCGCGCCGATTGTAGCGGCTCTCGATGCCGAACAGCGCGTCCCGTTCGTCCGCCGTGCGCGGCAAGATCAGGCTGGAGTGCTCGGCCGCTGGCGTATCCAGCTCCATGCCCCAGAACTGCAAGACGCCGGGCGTCTCGCGCCGCGAGCGCACCAGCTCGGGATAGGCTTCGTCTCGGTTCAGCTTGGAATGGTTCGGACCGCCGTGGTCGGTGGCGACCATCCAGGCGAGGCCGTACTTGGCGGCCATGCGGGCGTTGGTGGTGATCGGATTGCTGGCGTCGCCCGCCTTCACCAGAACAGGCGGCTGGGACGGGTCGGCGGCGGGCTTCACCGAAACGCTGAACCAGCTGTGGACATGATGGTCGCCAGCCAGCCAGCGGCGCTCCGAGGCCTTGGCGGGGCGCGCGGCGCGGTGCGCTGGCGCGACTGGTTGCACGGCGTGTCCGGGGTGAGCGAAGGCCGTCGTCGCGGAAGCCTCGGCCAAGAGGGCCATCGCCGCGACGGCGAGCGAAAGGCCCTGGCGTTTCTTTCGAGAGATCATGGACATGGACACGTCCTAGCCAGCGGTTGTGACAGTTGCGTCGCGAGGCTTGGACGACGCTGGCCCGCGCGGCGAAGCGCGGGCCAGTCCGAGCGCGACGGCTGGGCTGAGAGCCGGTTAGAACTTGGCCCGTAGGCCGAAGCTCACGGTGCGGCCATAGTTGGTGTAGCCGCCGAACCATCCGCCCTTCACGTACTGCCACTGGGAGGCGTTCGTCAGGTTCTGCGCCTCGATCGCCGCGGTCAGCTGCGACGTGATCTTGTAGCTGACGCTGGCGTCCAGCGAGCCGAATGCGCTGTCGTTCAGCGCCGACAACCCTGCCCCGCCGACGTCCTGCAAGACGTCGTCGACCCAGCTGTAGCTGGCGCGCGCGGCGAAGCGGTCCTTCTCGTAGAAAGCCGTCACGTTGAAGCTGTTCTTGGCGACGTTGACCATCTCGTCCTTGAGGGTCGGCGAGTAGGTCGCTTCGGTGTCGGTGTAGGTGTAGTTGGCCAGGAAGCCCAGGCCGTCGAACGGGGCCGGCAGGGCCTTGAACAGGTGCTGGTAGGCCAACTCGACGCCCTTGATCGTCGCCTTGCCGCCGTTGGTCGGCGAGGTCAGCTGATAGGTCAGGCCGTCGACGACGATGTTGGTCGTCTGGCTGTAAACGAAGGTGGTGATGTCCTTGTAGAAGGCGCCGGCGACCAGGGCGCTGCCCGGGGCGAAGTACCATTCCAGGGTCGCGTCATACTGCCAGGCCTCGAACGGCTTGAGCTGAGGATTGCCGCCCACCGCGGTCAGTTGCACGCCCGAGGAGTTCAGCGTCAGGCGCGGCGCCAGGTCGGCCAGCGACGGCCGGGTGATCACCTTGGCGGCGGCGACGCGGGCCTGCAGGGTGTCGGTCAGTTCCAGGGCGAAGTTGGCCGTCGGCAGCACGTCGGTGTAGGTCTTTTCGTATCGCACCGGGATGGCCGCCGAGCCGGTGTCGGCGTGGCCGGACGAGATCTGCTTGGTCTGGGCGATCCGGACGCCGACCTGGCCGCGCAGCGGGGCCTCGAACAGGCGGGAGTCGATGTCGCTCAGGGCGTAGCCCGCGGCGATGTCCTCGGACACGTGATACGAGTTGCGCTGATCGGCCCGCGCCGTGCCCTTCTGGTTCGGGTCACGCAGCGTCCAGAAGGCGGCCGGGTCGGGCATGACCCAGGTCCTGGGCAGGGTCCCATCGACCTCGCCCAGGAAGTCGCTGACCGGGAACGGGTCGAAATATTCGGCTCCGAAGAACTTGCCTGCCAGATTGGTGGTGTAGTTGATGTCGGCGCGATTGTACGAGCGCGAGCGCTCGCGGTACTTCACGCCGAACTGCAGGCGGCTGAGCGGGCCCCAGGCGACCGGCCGTTCAGCGTCGAACTGCAGGGCGGTCTCGTCATCGGTGGCGTCGTTGACGCGCCACTCGATGCGGCGGAACGGCAGCAGGGATGGATTGTTGAAGTCCGTCGTCAGCAGTTGGACGCTGGGGATACCGTCCTTGGCCCGCGTCATCGAGAAGGCCGTCTGGCCGATAGCGCCCTGCAGGCGCGTGCGGGTGATCGGCTTGGACGTCTCGGAATAGGCGCGCGCATAGGCCAGGTCGGCCGTGAGGGTCCAGTCCTCGAGCTTCTGGCGGATCTTGCCGGCGACCATCAGGTTGTCGTGCGCCAGGTCGCTGACCTCGCGGCCGATCTGGCTGGTGGAGGTCACCGTGCCGCCGACGAGCGTGCCATCCTTGACCACCGCCGTGCCGGCGACCAGGCTCGAGGCGGTCTGGTCGGCCGAATAGGTCAGCTCGTCATAGTGGTCGTCCAGCTTGGTGTAGCTGGCGTCCAGCGTGATCTCGGTCTCGTCGCTGGGGCGGTACTGGGCCGAAAGCACCAGACCCTTACGCTCCCGGTCTTCGCGCTCCAGCGTCGGACGGATCGCGAGGGGATAGAGGTTGATCCCCTGGGCGATGAGCGTGCGGCCCAGGCTGGTGGTCGGATCCGAATAGCTCCAGCCCACGCCGGTGATGCGGTCCTGGCGCAAGGTGCGCTGGTCGTAGACCGCGGCCGCCAGAACGCCGAAGGTGCCCGCCGCATTGGTCCAGCTGGCCAGGCCCGACAGGCGCGGATCGGTCTTGCCGGCCAGCTCCGGGCGGCTGGCGGTGGCCGACAGCGCCAGGGTGGTGCGGCCAAGGTCCAGCGGACGGAACGTCTTGATATCGACGACGCCGCCAATCGCCCCCTCGTCCAGCGAGGCCAGCGGCGTCTTGCCCACCTCGACTCCGGCCACCAGTTCGGACGGCAAGGTGTCGAAGCGGAATTGGCGGCCGCTCTGGCCGCTGTCGCGCATGTTCTCGTTCACCGCGGCGCTGCGGCCGTTCAGGGTGACGATCTGGAAGTTGGGGCCCAGCCCCCGGACGCGCACGAACAGGCCCTCGCCCCGGTCGCGGGTGATGGCCACGCCTGGCACGCGCTGCAGGGCCTCGGCGATGTTGTTGGACGGGAACTTGCCGATGTCCTCGGCCGAGATGGCGTCGACGACGTTGGCGGCCTTGCGCTTTTCCGACAGGGCGCGGGCCAGGGAGTTGGCGAAGCCGCCGGTGACGACCAGTTCCTCGACCGTGGCGGGCTCTTCCTGGGTCGGCGCGACCTCGGCCCGCGCGATCGGCGCGGCGATGGGCGCTGGCGCGGTGGAAACGCGCTGGGCGGCCGGGCGCAGGATCGCGGCTCCGCCATTGCGCACGAAGGTCAGGCCC encodes:
- a CDS encoding FecR family protein, with the protein product MVERESAADIEADAARWVVRVDRHGQDPGVRAALDAWLIGDRRRVGAYARAEAAWTHMDRASVLAVQDAPATAATPVVRRRGVIAGLGALAAGLVAAVAAPRLLARRYDTVLGEIRRVPMADGSVAAINTDSELEVSMQPRLRAVKLERGEAWFAVAKDPSRPFVVESGPVRVRAVGTAFSVRKREGGSDVLVTEGVVEVWTEDGRTPPRRVAAGERVFADNDVGMISPPKADTDLTRQLAWRDGQIVLDGQTLAEAAAEFNRYNDRKIQVADARLADERFVGWFLTNDPEGFAEAAAQTFNGKVSQSGDAIVLRGG
- a CDS encoding RNA polymerase sigma factor, producing the protein MSEGRARVVAWLGREILPHEAAVRAWLRRSFAAAGDVDDIIQETYCRLAALTNIEHIDEPRGYFFQAARSVALEQIRRARVVRIETVSEIESLDLALEEPSAERIVSGRRELERVRGLIAALPERCRRIFEMRKIEGVPQREIARRLGVTEHVVENEAVRGLRAILAAMTEQDAHARANGAREKTDGRTRKRR
- a CDS encoding phosphoesterase, whose protein sequence is MSMISRKKRQGLSLAVAAMALLAEASATTAFAHPGHAVQPVAPAHRAARPAKASERRWLAGDHHVHSWFSVSVKPAADPSQPPVLVKAGDASNPITTNARMAAKYGLAWMVATDHGGPNHSKLNRDEAYPELVRSRRETPGVLQFWGMELDTPAAEHSSLILPRTADERDALFGIESRYNRREPWPADPARDQEGFMLEALRHMKALPKPPVVIANHPSRSATGVGRYGLVSPSELRNWNDTAPDVAVGMEGAPGHQASSLKPDGSLKPQGDRGGYSRAPTMGGFDQMTAKLGGFWDAMLGEGRGWWVTATSDSHRHYTDGGDDFWPGQYSKTYVKAAHTYDDVLDGLRNGRIFVTLGDLVSEVDVTASAGGAKAEIGGRLEVPAGSDVTVVIRVRDPAGQNFGGLSPSVARIDLIQGDITGPSADRALDANPSTRVVRAFTPTSWAREGEVLSMVHVLKNVRGPTYVRVRGTGGGEAEPLPDPLGEDPWSDLWFYANPIFIAVK
- a CDS encoding TonB-dependent receptor; amino-acid sequence: MTAKTWTWLASASAAALLATSPAVAAPPEKPTLAIPAGDLASALPSFSRATGLQVLADPVLLNGKHTGGVRGQFDAERGLAELLRGTGLTFVRNGGAAILRPAAQRVSTAPAPIAAPIARAEVAPTQEEPATVEELVVTGGFANSLARALSEKRKAANVVDAISAEDIGKFPSNNIAEALQRVPGVAITRDRGEGLFVRVRGLGPNFQIVTLNGRSAAVNENMRDSGQSGRQFRFDTLPSELVAGVEVGKTPLASLDEGAIGGVVDIKTFRPLDLGRTTLALSATASRPELAGKTDPRLSGLASWTNAAGTFGVLAAAVYDQRTLRQDRITGVGWSYSDPTTSLGRTLIAQGINLYPLAIRPTLEREDRERKGLVLSAQYRPSDETEITLDASYTKLDDHYDELTYSADQTASSLVAGTAVVKDGTLVGGTVTSTSQIGREVSDLAHDNLMVAGKIRQKLEDWTLTADLAYARAYSETSKPITRTRLQGAIGQTAFSMTRAKDGIPSVQLLTTDFNNPSLLPFRRIEWRVNDATDDETALQFDAERPVAWGPLSRLQFGVKYRERSRSYNRADINYTTNLAGKFFGAEYFDPFPVSDFLGEVDGTLPRTWVMPDPAAFWTLRDPNQKGTARADQRNSYHVSEDIAAGYALSDIDSRLFEAPLRGQVGVRIAQTKQISSGHADTGSAAIPVRYEKTYTDVLPTANFALELTDTLQARVAAAKVITRPSLADLAPRLTLNSSGVQLTAVGGNPQLKPFEAWQYDATLEWYFAPGSALVAGAFYKDITTFVYSQTTNIVVDGLTYQLTSPTNGGKATIKGVELAYQHLFKALPAPFDGLGFLANYTYTDTEATYSPTLKDEMVNVAKNSFNVTAFYEKDRFAARASYSWVDDVLQDVGGAGLSALNDSAFGSLDASVSYKITSQLTAAIEAQNLTNASQWQYVKGGWFGGYTNYGRTVSFGLRAKF